In the Cannabis sativa cultivar Pink pepper isolate KNU-18-1 unplaced genomic scaffold, ASM2916894v1 Contig1, whole genome shotgun sequence genome, one interval contains:
- the LOC133032902 gene encoding uncharacterized protein LOC133032902 isoform X1, whose protein sequence is MAVLNSDFTASLFQNLNLEHPCLPATSWDSIPSESGPRVSHCNSFTSRSSSTSHRPRHDTSVSEASMVRLAMNALQGVQSAIISIEKLSTAFCSDPADRTYHQIPSLWNRSSSTHAQGKILKSIGCSGFLVLLLRKFVDYFTNYGDNFSGSRQHDNPELVDIQDRHGSKVQQDVHPPYSLVNHAFSVAVGKILEGYMCALDTLYASVCLRDSSESGEMPLVAPSGIGCLTTVVYSKITLLELYLHTKELRVQIEALGNICNLCPIAFCFSNSCSEDLIAKAMLEFCRFFRGGDLLTYLYAQLQVADPPHHAVLKFLFVRSFEPYCSFIRSWIYKAEISDPYKEFVVECIGNQPSQRQYDTDFPLATIRERDGVTIPCFLKDHLIPLVRAGQQLQVLMKLLELCTYVGSINHSYEDLLPCWDAFSSIHSSNACPITFIKETIETTVYARGCYYKGMLEKLECLLTKLEFRYQQVVSHGTVPKGFGDGGTSSNAPISFMLDKRLMVPSAKDKRVLNVDRDDVDSEDSSTVDDSSYIANTYESSSVCSSSNDEEKIDQLKDLSSQSFELEEKYLSGLSFSITSPFNNYEEKSCECEESLHIESDADGLCERDVLHGKLLDQISVAKESQEQNWACRSVNKYLERLPDNDWLGHLKSSVSVEGSSGGDSRSNLEDCDPRMSTKGTIEDGISYCRKLMVTSDSFSEELFSKDGQENSINNSALVTKKDWKVNSHNNFLSINPMLRKSSFLKLQTDPGEGDGTRYGKALPFFDFSSVEDSCNRCLENLSARLLDPGASAASNKIDLHVENCKRDMLLVEPKISYDNSLLEVKDYNQEDTASALVSGGSSWERLLGRSCNTVNNGVRDHIKSSLAKFDIPLDFIIDKCLLQEIMLQYKYVSKLTIKLLEEGFDFKEHLLALRRYHFMEFADWADLFIMSLWHHKWCITEAEQRLAEIQGLLELSIQRSSCQFDHNKDRLYVFIKGHDTMPLSASAIGLHSFDFLGLGYRVDWPVSIVLTPEALKIYSEIFSFLIKVKIGIFSLSDIWRSLKELRPLISVNQQAELSKQEVGHFNLLMKMRHQVSHFVSSLQQYVESQLSHVSWCRFMHSLQHKVKDMMDLESVHMAYLIDSLHVCFLSDETRHIARIIDSILQCALDFRSCLRGGMWDVGLNQGELVGKLSRVNISQVLAMKKVFDKNIQELHLYYLKSPKHGEYGLSRFWGHLNFNEYYSDNGNEMRFYAAAI, encoded by the exons ATGGCGGTTCTCAACTCCGATTTCACTGCATCTCTATTTCAGAATCTCAACCTAGAACATCCATGCCTTCCCGCCACTTCTTGGGACTCCATCCCTTCCGAGAGCGGACCTCGTGTCTCCCATTGCAATTCATTCACTTCTCGTTCTTCTTCAACGTCTCATCGTCCCCGTCACGATACTTCCGTTTCC GAAGCAAGTATGGTGAGGTTGGCTATGAATGCACTTCAAGGTGTTCAGTCAGCTATTATTAGTATTGAAAAGCTTTCCACTGCCTTTTGTTCTGATCCAGCTGACAGGACCTATCATCAGATACCAAGCTTGTGGAATCGGTCTTCAAGCACTCATGCTCAGGGAAAGATACTAAAATCTATCGGATGCTCAGGTTTCTTAGTATTACTACTCCGTAAATTTGTAGACTACTTTACGAATTATGGTGACAATTTTTCGGGTTCGAGGCAACATGATAATCCAGAACTAGTGGATATTCAAGATCGTCATGGCAGTAAAGTGCAACAGGATGTGCACCCTCCATACAGTCTTGTTAATCATGCATTCTCTGTTGCTGTGGGAAAGATTTTAGAGGGCTACATGTGTGCACTAGATACATTATATGCATCTGTATGTTTGAGGGATTCATCAGAAAGTGGTGAGATGCCTCTGGTAGCACCTTCTGGAATAGGATGTCTTACCACAGTGGTTTATTCTAAAATTACTTTGTTGGAGCTCTATTTGCACACAAAAGAACTGAGGGTTCAGATTGAAGCCCTTGGGAATATATGCAACCTATGTCCCATAGCTTTTTGCTTCTCAAACTCTTGTTCTGAAGATTTAATTGCTAAAGCAATGCTTGAATTTTGTCGTTTCTTCAGAGGAGGTGATCTTCTTACATATTTGTATGCACAGTTACAG GTTGCCGATCCTCCTCACCATGCTGTACTCAAATTTCTTTTTGTTCGTTCATTTGAACCATATTGCTCGTTTATCAGATCATGGATATACAAAGCTGAGATAAGCGATCCTTATAAGGAGTTTGTAGTAGAATGTATTGGCAACCAACCATCCCAACGACAGTATGATACTGACTTCCCATTGGCAACTATTAGG GAACGAGATGGAGTTACCATTCCTTGTTTTCTGAAGGACCACTTGATTCCACTTGTCAGAGCTGGCCAACAACTTCAAGTATTAATGAAATTACTAGAATTGTGTACATATGTTGGCTCTATTAACCATTCTTATGAGGATCTTCTTCCTTGTTGGGACGCCTTTTCCAGCATCCATTCATCAAATGCGTGTCCCATAACTTTCATAAAAGAGACTATAGAAACAACAGTATATGCGAGAGGCTGTTACTACAAAGGGATGCTTGAAAAACTTGAGTGTCTTCTGACAAAATTAGAGTTCAGATATCAGCAG GTAGTTTCACATGGCACAGTCCCCAAGGGCTTCGGTGATGGTGGGACGAGTTCAAATGCCCCAATTTCCTTCATGTTGGATAAACGATTAATGGTTCCTTCAGCAAAAGATAAAAGGGTTCTAAATGt GGATAGGGATGATGTGGATTCTGAAGACTCAAGTACAGTAGATGATTCATCTTATATAGCTAATACATATGAATCTTCATCTGTTTGTTCATCTTCAAATGATGAAGAAAAAATTGATCAGCTGAAGGACCTTTCCAGTCAAAGTTTTGAGCTTGAAGAGAAATACTTATCTGGGTTAAGCTTCTCTATAACTTCTCCCTTCAATAATTATGAGGAAAAATCTTGCGAATGTGAGGAATCACTTCATATTGAAAGTGATGCAGATGGACTTTGTGAAAGAGATGTACTTCATGGGAAACTTTTGGATCAAATATCTGTGGCCAAAGAATCACAAGAACAAAATTGGGCATGTAGATCTGTCAATAAGTATCTAGAACGTTTACCCGACAATGATTGGTTAGGTCATTTGAAAAGTTCTGTCAGTGTTGAAGGAAGTTCTGGAGGTGATTCAAGGTCAAATCTGGAGGACTGTGACCCAAGGATGAGTACAAAAGGAACCATTGAGGACGGTATCTCTTATTGTAGAAAATTGATGGTCACGAGTGATTCTTTTTCTGAGGAGCTGTTTAGCAAGGATGGACAAGagaacagcataaataattcaGCCTTAGTTACCAAGAAAGACTGGAAGGTTAACTCACACAACAATTTTCTTAGCATAAATCCCATGCTAAGGAAATCCTCTTTCCTAAAATTGCAAACTGATCCTGGAGAGGGAGATGGCACACGCTATGGCAAAGCCTTACctttttttgacttttcttcagtagaaGATTCTTGTAACCGATGCTTGGAAAACCTTTCTGCAAGACTTTTGGACCCTGGTGCTTCAGCCGCTAGTAATAAGATTGATCTTCATGTTGAAAATTGCAAGCGAGATATGTTGTTGGTTGAACCCAAAATAAGCTATGAtaattctcttttggaagtgAAGGACTATAATCAAGAAGATACTGCATCAGCACTTGTTTCTGGAGGAAGTAGTTGGGAGAGGTTACTTGGTAGATCCTGTAACACTGTCAATAACGGTGTTAGAGATCACATAAAAAGTTCATTAGCCAAATTTGACATACCACTTGACTTTATCATTGACAAATGCTTGCTGCAGGAAATTATGCTTCA ATACAAGTATGTTAGCAAGTTAACTATTAAGTTGCTTGAAGAAGGATTTGATTTTAAAGAACATTTATTAGCACTTCGACGGTACCACTTCATGGAGTTTGCAGACTGGGCAGATTTGTTTATCATGTCACTTTGGCATCAT AAATGGTGCATCACAGAGGCAGAGCAAAGACTTGCAGAAATTCAAGGACTTCTTGAGTTGTCAATTCAGAGGTCTTCTTGCCAATTTGATCATAATAAAGACAGATTGTATGTGTTCATTAAAGGACATGACACAATGCCTCTTTCAGCATCTGCTATTG GGCTCCATTCTTTTGAttttctaggtttgggttatcGCGTGGACTGGCCAGTCAGTATTGTTTTGACTCCTGAGGCATtgaaaatatattctgaaatatttagttttttgaTAAAAGTGAAGATTGGCATTTTTTCATTGTCTGATATATGGCGCTCATTAAAG GAGTTGAGGCCCTTGATCAGTGTCAACCAACAGGCTGAACTATCCAAACAGGAAGTGGGTCATTTTAACTTATTGATGAAGATGAG GCATCAGGTCAGTCATTTTGTGTCTAGCCTGCAGCAGTATGTAGAGTCACAACTATCACATGTATCATGGTGCAGATTTATGCACTCTCTTCAGCATAAG GTCAAAGATATGATGGATCTTGAGTCAGTGCACATGGCATATCTAATTGACTCGTTGCATGT ATGTTTTCTATCTGATGAAACACGACATATAGCCAGGATCATCGACAGCATTTTGCAATGTGCATTAGATTTTCGGTCTTGTCTTAGAGGAGGCATGTGGGATGTTGGATTAAATCAAGGAGAGCTGGTGGGAAAACTTTCCAGAGTAAATATATCACAG GTACTTGCCATGAAAAAAGTATTTGATAAAAATATCCAAGAATTGCATCTGTATTATCTAAAGTCACCAAAACATGGAGAATATGGGCTTTCCCGGTTCTGGGGACACCTTAACTTTAATGAATATTACTCAGATAACGGTAATGAGATGCGATTCTACGCTGCAGCAATTTGA
- the LOC133032902 gene encoding uncharacterized protein LOC133032902 isoform X2: MPSRHFLGLHPFRERTSCLPLQFIHFSFFFNVSSSPSRYFRFPDRTYHQIPSLWNRSSSTHAQGKILKSIGCSGFLVLLLRKFVDYFTNYGDNFSGSRQHDNPELVDIQDRHGSKVQQDVHPPYSLVNHAFSVAVGKILEGYMCALDTLYASVCLRDSSESGEMPLVAPSGIGCLTTVVYSKITLLELYLHTKELRVQIEALGNICNLCPIAFCFSNSCSEDLIAKAMLEFCRFFRGGDLLTYLYAQLQVADPPHHAVLKFLFVRSFEPYCSFIRSWIYKAEISDPYKEFVVECIGNQPSQRQYDTDFPLATIRERDGVTIPCFLKDHLIPLVRAGQQLQVLMKLLELCTYVGSINHSYEDLLPCWDAFSSIHSSNACPITFIKETIETTVYARGCYYKGMLEKLECLLTKLEFRYQQVVSHGTVPKGFGDGGTSSNAPISFMLDKRLMVPSAKDKRVLNVDRDDVDSEDSSTVDDSSYIANTYESSSVCSSSNDEEKIDQLKDLSSQSFELEEKYLSGLSFSITSPFNNYEEKSCECEESLHIESDADGLCERDVLHGKLLDQISVAKESQEQNWACRSVNKYLERLPDNDWLGHLKSSVSVEGSSGGDSRSNLEDCDPRMSTKGTIEDGISYCRKLMVTSDSFSEELFSKDGQENSINNSALVTKKDWKVNSHNNFLSINPMLRKSSFLKLQTDPGEGDGTRYGKALPFFDFSSVEDSCNRCLENLSARLLDPGASAASNKIDLHVENCKRDMLLVEPKISYDNSLLEVKDYNQEDTASALVSGGSSWERLLGRSCNTVNNGVRDHIKSSLAKFDIPLDFIIDKCLLQEIMLQYKYVSKLTIKLLEEGFDFKEHLLALRRYHFMEFADWADLFIMSLWHHKWCITEAEQRLAEIQGLLELSIQRSSCQFDHNKDRLYVFIKGHDTMPLSASAIGLHSFDFLGLGYRVDWPVSIVLTPEALKIYSEIFSFLIKVKIGIFSLSDIWRSLKELRPLISVNQQAELSKQEVGHFNLLMKMRHQVSHFVSSLQQYVESQLSHVSWCRFMHSLQHKVKDMMDLESVHMAYLIDSLHVCFLSDETRHIARIIDSILQCALDFRSCLRGGMWDVGLNQGELVGKLSRVNISQVLAMKKVFDKNIQELHLYYLKSPKHGEYGLSRFWGHLNFNEYYSDNGNEMRFYAAAI, encoded by the exons ATGCCTTCCCGCCACTTCTTGGGACTCCATCCCTTCCGAGAGCGGACCTCGTGTCTCCCATTGCAATTCATTCACTTCTCGTTCTTCTTCAACGTCTCATCGTCCCCGTCACGATACTTCCGTTTCC CTGACAGGACCTATCATCAGATACCAAGCTTGTGGAATCGGTCTTCAAGCACTCATGCTCAGGGAAAGATACTAAAATCTATCGGATGCTCAGGTTTCTTAGTATTACTACTCCGTAAATTTGTAGACTACTTTACGAATTATGGTGACAATTTTTCGGGTTCGAGGCAACATGATAATCCAGAACTAGTGGATATTCAAGATCGTCATGGCAGTAAAGTGCAACAGGATGTGCACCCTCCATACAGTCTTGTTAATCATGCATTCTCTGTTGCTGTGGGAAAGATTTTAGAGGGCTACATGTGTGCACTAGATACATTATATGCATCTGTATGTTTGAGGGATTCATCAGAAAGTGGTGAGATGCCTCTGGTAGCACCTTCTGGAATAGGATGTCTTACCACAGTGGTTTATTCTAAAATTACTTTGTTGGAGCTCTATTTGCACACAAAAGAACTGAGGGTTCAGATTGAAGCCCTTGGGAATATATGCAACCTATGTCCCATAGCTTTTTGCTTCTCAAACTCTTGTTCTGAAGATTTAATTGCTAAAGCAATGCTTGAATTTTGTCGTTTCTTCAGAGGAGGTGATCTTCTTACATATTTGTATGCACAGTTACAG GTTGCCGATCCTCCTCACCATGCTGTACTCAAATTTCTTTTTGTTCGTTCATTTGAACCATATTGCTCGTTTATCAGATCATGGATATACAAAGCTGAGATAAGCGATCCTTATAAGGAGTTTGTAGTAGAATGTATTGGCAACCAACCATCCCAACGACAGTATGATACTGACTTCCCATTGGCAACTATTAGG GAACGAGATGGAGTTACCATTCCTTGTTTTCTGAAGGACCACTTGATTCCACTTGTCAGAGCTGGCCAACAACTTCAAGTATTAATGAAATTACTAGAATTGTGTACATATGTTGGCTCTATTAACCATTCTTATGAGGATCTTCTTCCTTGTTGGGACGCCTTTTCCAGCATCCATTCATCAAATGCGTGTCCCATAACTTTCATAAAAGAGACTATAGAAACAACAGTATATGCGAGAGGCTGTTACTACAAAGGGATGCTTGAAAAACTTGAGTGTCTTCTGACAAAATTAGAGTTCAGATATCAGCAG GTAGTTTCACATGGCACAGTCCCCAAGGGCTTCGGTGATGGTGGGACGAGTTCAAATGCCCCAATTTCCTTCATGTTGGATAAACGATTAATGGTTCCTTCAGCAAAAGATAAAAGGGTTCTAAATGt GGATAGGGATGATGTGGATTCTGAAGACTCAAGTACAGTAGATGATTCATCTTATATAGCTAATACATATGAATCTTCATCTGTTTGTTCATCTTCAAATGATGAAGAAAAAATTGATCAGCTGAAGGACCTTTCCAGTCAAAGTTTTGAGCTTGAAGAGAAATACTTATCTGGGTTAAGCTTCTCTATAACTTCTCCCTTCAATAATTATGAGGAAAAATCTTGCGAATGTGAGGAATCACTTCATATTGAAAGTGATGCAGATGGACTTTGTGAAAGAGATGTACTTCATGGGAAACTTTTGGATCAAATATCTGTGGCCAAAGAATCACAAGAACAAAATTGGGCATGTAGATCTGTCAATAAGTATCTAGAACGTTTACCCGACAATGATTGGTTAGGTCATTTGAAAAGTTCTGTCAGTGTTGAAGGAAGTTCTGGAGGTGATTCAAGGTCAAATCTGGAGGACTGTGACCCAAGGATGAGTACAAAAGGAACCATTGAGGACGGTATCTCTTATTGTAGAAAATTGATGGTCACGAGTGATTCTTTTTCTGAGGAGCTGTTTAGCAAGGATGGACAAGagaacagcataaataattcaGCCTTAGTTACCAAGAAAGACTGGAAGGTTAACTCACACAACAATTTTCTTAGCATAAATCCCATGCTAAGGAAATCCTCTTTCCTAAAATTGCAAACTGATCCTGGAGAGGGAGATGGCACACGCTATGGCAAAGCCTTACctttttttgacttttcttcagtagaaGATTCTTGTAACCGATGCTTGGAAAACCTTTCTGCAAGACTTTTGGACCCTGGTGCTTCAGCCGCTAGTAATAAGATTGATCTTCATGTTGAAAATTGCAAGCGAGATATGTTGTTGGTTGAACCCAAAATAAGCTATGAtaattctcttttggaagtgAAGGACTATAATCAAGAAGATACTGCATCAGCACTTGTTTCTGGAGGAAGTAGTTGGGAGAGGTTACTTGGTAGATCCTGTAACACTGTCAATAACGGTGTTAGAGATCACATAAAAAGTTCATTAGCCAAATTTGACATACCACTTGACTTTATCATTGACAAATGCTTGCTGCAGGAAATTATGCTTCA ATACAAGTATGTTAGCAAGTTAACTATTAAGTTGCTTGAAGAAGGATTTGATTTTAAAGAACATTTATTAGCACTTCGACGGTACCACTTCATGGAGTTTGCAGACTGGGCAGATTTGTTTATCATGTCACTTTGGCATCAT AAATGGTGCATCACAGAGGCAGAGCAAAGACTTGCAGAAATTCAAGGACTTCTTGAGTTGTCAATTCAGAGGTCTTCTTGCCAATTTGATCATAATAAAGACAGATTGTATGTGTTCATTAAAGGACATGACACAATGCCTCTTTCAGCATCTGCTATTG GGCTCCATTCTTTTGAttttctaggtttgggttatcGCGTGGACTGGCCAGTCAGTATTGTTTTGACTCCTGAGGCATtgaaaatatattctgaaatatttagttttttgaTAAAAGTGAAGATTGGCATTTTTTCATTGTCTGATATATGGCGCTCATTAAAG GAGTTGAGGCCCTTGATCAGTGTCAACCAACAGGCTGAACTATCCAAACAGGAAGTGGGTCATTTTAACTTATTGATGAAGATGAG GCATCAGGTCAGTCATTTTGTGTCTAGCCTGCAGCAGTATGTAGAGTCACAACTATCACATGTATCATGGTGCAGATTTATGCACTCTCTTCAGCATAAG GTCAAAGATATGATGGATCTTGAGTCAGTGCACATGGCATATCTAATTGACTCGTTGCATGT ATGTTTTCTATCTGATGAAACACGACATATAGCCAGGATCATCGACAGCATTTTGCAATGTGCATTAGATTTTCGGTCTTGTCTTAGAGGAGGCATGTGGGATGTTGGATTAAATCAAGGAGAGCTGGTGGGAAAACTTTCCAGAGTAAATATATCACAG GTACTTGCCATGAAAAAAGTATTTGATAAAAATATCCAAGAATTGCATCTGTATTATCTAAAGTCACCAAAACATGGAGAATATGGGCTTTCCCGGTTCTGGGGACACCTTAACTTTAATGAATATTACTCAGATAACGGTAATGAGATGCGATTCTACGCTGCAGCAATTTGA